CAAAGAATGTCCTTTAATAAACACCTTGCAGGCTAGTCAGTCTCAGAGTCTACTCTCAGGGAATTCAACTTGTGACAGGAAGgtacaaattaaaaatacactgagGTACAATTTGTTAACCTATCAAATTGGGCACAAGGCCAAGCGTGTGACTCCACGCTCTGTTGGCAATATAAGGGCAAGAAGcactcctacactgctggtgggaaattTAGTATTATCTTACAAAATTACATAGCACTGCCCTTTTGCCCCAGCAAATCTGGGAATTTATCCCAAAGATATATTATATTAGcagatatatgaaaaaaatacatgtccAAAGACTTACTGTAGCACAGCTTTATAATAATAGCAAAGGACTCGAAACCAATGGCAATCAGTAAGAGACTGGTTAGGTAAACTAAGTATTATTACATCTGCATGATGGAGCCCTACATAGCCATGAAAAGGAGTGAGGGATATTTCTACATACAAACATGGATGCTTTCCAGATGACAAGTGAAAaagcaaggaagagaaaaatacgCCAAGaatgttttccttcattttatttttaaaaaggaactagATAGATAAATACAGATGAACAGACatttgcttattaaaaaaaatacggAAGTATGCACAAAAATAGCTTAATGGtagcaaaagaagaaaaggaaaacaagataGAGGAGATGAGGAGAGAAGCTAGACTTCTCTGAATGTACCTTGCTTTGTAAATTCAACCTCggaattaaacttaaaaagcaagccctaaaaatgaaaaggggaattatacaaatgaaccaTAATTATGTAACATAACCACCGGTTGGTAATATAACCACCCAAGAAGGAATTATTCCCACTGACTTAAACACAATAATTTGACTATATATTCCTAGTAGGATACAGTCTAAGGacaaaaagaacttcaaaaatgttgcTAACTGTTTCCTGTAATCATATTGTTAGCAGCAGTGTAGGTTCACATTGTTACTCAGAgactgctgtgtgtgtgctggttGTGGGATAAAGCAAAGGCGTAATTACATTACCATTAAGAGTCAGGATTTCCAGTGtgagaaaaagataaacatgTAAGGTCAATGAGGTTCAGTTAAAACTCTGCAGCTCTGAATTTGAATTAGTAACATCAGTATGAACACACTATACATTTTGTCTCTTAGAAGTAATACATATTTCCTAGCTATGGCCACTGAAAGGACCTATAAAAAAATAACCAGGTTAGTAGCAATGAGCATCTCTGTCTGTAAATACACTTTCCATTCAAAAGAACCAGGATTCGTTAGAGAAATGGCTATTCCCAAGACCAGGACAGGAGTACACTTGTAAAACAAGGAGACTATCAAGACCACTAGGGTTGTGTCAAAGTAACTCAGGAACCAACCTGAAGAAGCTCCCACTGGCCAAAGGTGGACACATGTAAACATCAATAAGAATAATAACTACAAAAGATCAAAGCTTTTTTTGTGTCCAGGAGTTTATAACTCCCCTAAAGAAAACTCATTCATCCCTTTGGGGTCGTGCCAGGGAGCCATAATTTGAAAAAGAcagtaaagaaagagaaagaatcaaCCGTTGATAGAGCCTTTAATCTGTGAACTGTAGCTCTGGGTAACCAAAGAGTTGCTTACAGGGTGTCTCTAATAAAAGAAGTCCAGCTAATAAACGAAAAAGGAAGGTAGAATGAGAACATCACCGTTTTGCAACCTGTGGTGAATGAATGGATATAAGTGTTGGTCATTAAAGGCTGTAATATCACAAAATGAGAAGCAAACAGCTATTTATGTGCCTCCTGTTAGAATAACACACCATCAACTAGGGAAGAATCCTgtcaaaaaattaaatgagtcTGATAAAGGCTATAACTTTAATTACCAActtataataagaaaatataaatgacgGAAAAAAAGTCGAGTGACCACTCTGATTTGCTAAGGACTTCCAGATTTGAGCACAGAGCAAACTGGCTCAGTGGGTCACCCTACGTTATTGATCACCTTTGTTCACAAGGGCGAAATCAGCAAAATCCAATTGTAGAAATTTCCAAAAGATGAACAACATAGACCCTTCAATCAAAaccaaaaaagcaagggaaaaataTGGAGGAAGACCCTGTAGATTAAAAGGGACCTAAGAACTCCATCAATTGCAATGTGTAGACCTTATTTGGTTTCCGATTCAAATAATTCTTTTTCAAATGTGTATAAAAACTGAAGAAGTTCGACCACTAACCGGACACTTATTATATcaagaaatttttatattttcagtgtGGTAATGTGATTGTGGTTGTTTCTTTTTAAGAGGCCTCATTCTTTCAGAAAGGGTCTGAGCAGCagtagagagaaggagaaagttgCTGGTTATCCAGGCAGATATTGGTCCAAACAGGGTCCACAGCCCTGTCTCCTCAGAGATGGGGACACCTCCAGGAGGAGTGGGTGGGAGGGACCCAATCCTGCCCTGATCCCAGAGAAAGACCTCCAAGCACAGGCCATCCATCAAGAGTCTAGTGTGTTACGTTCATGCCCAAAGAGCAGCCAGGTTTTACTAGAGTGTGTTTCAAGGGTTGGCAGGGTGATGGACTGGGCATCCAgatgggtggggagggcaggagcCCCGTGTCCCGGACCTGCACTTATTCCCTGTCTGAACTTGACAGGCTTCGTGTTCTCCTCGGACCTCAGCTGATTGTCTCTGTCATGAATGGATGGAACCAatgctctccaaagagtcctctgGCTCTGACCTGTTGGCCCCACGCAGCTCAACATTTTCAATCAGCCACTCAGCCTATGTCACTCAGCGACAAGTGACAGTCACAAAAatgcacaaaatgaaaacatctatttctccttcctATCCTCAGGGGCAAGGGATGCAGGATGCGAGACACCCAGGTCTGCcatggcctttggggcctcctcTGCTAGGAGACTTTCTCAGATGGCCTCCCACTTCATTTCAACTCCAATCTCAGCTCCGTCGTCAAGGAATTTATAGTTGTGTTAGGAAGGCGAGACTAACACGCGTTTCTACTTTATTTTGTCAAAGGTGAAAAATGCCACCTTCTCCAGCACAGCAACCAGTAAGATGTATCCCCAGAATAACTTGGCTTATATCACGTTGTTCCATAATTGTTAGCCCTTAACATGGGCTTTTAAATTCTGCtttaaatagactcacagacatagaaaacaaacttgttgTTTCCAACAGGGAAAGTGGGGCAGGGggtagataaattaagagtttgggattaacagatacacactactgcatataaaatacatgactgagcaactaacacttcttcCTTCCTGACTGAGCAGCAGGTGGCTCTCTGATCTGCTGGGTGTACCAGTTGTTCTAACTGGACTTCCTGCTCTGGTTAGTCCATTCTGCTGtgaactgaatatttgtgtctgcAAAACTCATATATGGAAACCTAATccccaaggtgatggtattaCGACGTGGGGGCTGTGGGAGGTGATtagatcatgagggtggagcccttgtGAGTGGAGTTAGTGCCCTTGTGAAAGAGGCCCCAAGACCTCCTTTGCACCTTCAGACATGTGAGGACAGCCACCCATGAACCAGGAGGCAGACCTCGAGAGAAAGACCTgccagtgccttgatcttggacttctctgtctccacaactgtgagaaatacattccTGTTGTTCACAGGCCACCCTGTCTGTGGTGTTTTTGTTATAGCACCCTGAACAGCTGAGACTCCTCTAGCCCCTGGCAGTCCTCGGGGGCTGCTCTTcccaagtctcttccccaggtgCCCTCACAGAGCCTCCAGAGCTCCAATTCCAGTGACCTCGCACGCACACAACCGTGCAGGTGCCATCACGCATCAGAGTGTGACTTCATTTGGACTGTCATCAGACTGGCCCCATCTGAGGAGCTGGAGGACAAATGGGACCCTGCCAGGTTCAGATTCCCGTTGTGGATTCCTTCCCTATGTGGGACACTTTGTGCCTGAAAGATTCAGAAACTGACAGAGCATTGCTGTAACTACGGAAGCCCCCTTTCACGTTCTTTTTTAGAGTGAAGAGAATGCAATATCTGTCCAGAAAACCTCCACCCCCACTGTCTTCACAGCAAGAAATGAAAGTTCAGTCCTTTCAAGAGTCATCTGGAGCCACCGTCTGGGCGTGGGGGTGGCAGGTGAGATCAAAATCTCAGGTAACCAGGTAGCAAGCACATGGGTGGCTCTGAAAGGAAGTTGCTTCTAACTCGAGTTCACCTCACTCCCAAGTTGTAATTCACACAGACCCCTGGTCCCACGGGAGAAAGGGACCTTGTGGGGAGAAAGGATGGGGAGGACTTGGAACCAGAGACCCGACAGTGACGGGAGTCTCTGCTGCTGAAGAAGGGGTGAACAAGCCCCACGAATTACCAGCTATACCTGACCAGCGCAGAGCCTGAGGAGGAATGAGGCGCAGATGCACCTGCCCACGAGTCAGGGGCCATCTCCATTTTCCAGGGAGAAAATCAGGAACTGAGGAAACTGTGAACGGGCCACACTGTGGATAGGCTGAGCGAGGAGAccagaggggggtgggggggtgggggacaacAGCCCTTTCTTGCTACCCGCTAGACAGCCAGCATCCCTATCTCCGTCTGTGAAGACTCCACAGGGACTCCCGTCATGCATCAGGGCTGAAAGGATGTGCCTGTATTCCGGCAAAATGTCAgagagtgggacttccctggtggtgcagtggataagaatccacctgcttatgcaggggtcacgggttcaatctctggtccaggaaaattccacatgccgcgGGGCAGCTAAATCCATGCACCATAGCCACTGGGtgcgtgctctagagcctgtgctctgcaacaagagaagccaccacaataagaagttTGTGTACCGCAacaagagaggagcccccactcactgaATCTAGAGAAAGCCaacaggaagcaaaaaaaaatccagcacagccaaaaataaaataaataattttttaaaaatttggagagtggggaacttccctggtagctcagtggctaagactttgcattCCCAATTCAGGGACAACTCCTAATGCAAgaggcccaggtttgaaccctggtcatgctgatcccacatgccacccagtggagcctaaataaataaataaatatttttttaagaaaagtcggGGAGTGGACAAGTCATCATGGAGGAGAGTGTCTCCACCCCCATCAAACAGGTGTCCCCCTAAACCCCAGCTCTGCTTGACCAACATACAGCTCTTACAACTAAGAGTCATCACGGCCCATGCAGCAAGGCAGGTCACAGGAACGTCACAGACAAGTCTCCATGGAGCAACCAACCATGAGGCGGGTCTTGGAGAGTGAGAAGGACTTGAGAAGGAATGAAAGAAGTTGTGTTGGGCACTCTGAAAGGGGAGCTTCATTATGTTCGTTTACTTCTCTCACCAGTTTCCAAACTGAAATACAAGATCACTGAAGGGCCTGGCCAGGTCTCATACGACCGCTGTTGTGATCAACACGGCGCCCAGCCTGCAGCGGGCTGGGGGTCAGGAAGCCGTGTTGCCCTTAACTCTCTAGCTTTTggccactttaatttttttttttttttttttttgacaggaaATAGCATTTATTGGTGAGCGTGATTAAGGAGGGAACAGAGCTGATGCTCATGAGTGCAGGGCCCGCCATTTGTCCAGGGGACCACGATTAGGGATGTATTTGACCCCACAGCCGTCCGGGATGAGTCGCTTTTCTGCCACCATGTTCTCAAATTCATCCGCATTGAACTTGGTAAATCCCCACTTCTTGGAGATGTGGATCTTTTGACGGCCAGGGAACTTGAACTTGGCCCGGCGGAGGGCTTCAATCACATGCTCCTTGTTCTGCAGCTTGGTGCGGATGGACATTATGACCTGGCCAATGTGGACCCTGgccactgtgccctggggcttTCCAAAGGCACCACGCATACCTGTCTGGAGTCTAGATTGAGAAACAGCAGGCCAGTCATGAATGCCCACTAGGAAGAGTTGTCTCCAAGGTCCCTTAGGGCTACCTGTACAGGCAACAGGTTGCATACACTACCAAGGAGGCTGCTGTTTGCAGCCATTGCACACTGGGCCCCCATGGGGAAAAGAGCACAGTCGGCTTAATTGGCTGCCCTTTTGGCCACTTTAGGCCTCATTCTCCTCCGCTGAAAATTAAGGGGGATGCATTCTGTCCTCTAAGGAActttcttgactttctgccagtCTAGGTGATGCtcaagagaaatattttactCAAAAACTATCCTGCTCTTGGTTGAAGTCAAGATAGGGGAGCCTGGGGTGTGAAAAACCACTGCAGACAGTTGAGTTTGCTCTGCTTGGAGTTAGGTCAACAGGGCAGGACCCTCAGCAGCGCTGCCAAGGACCAGGATGGGGCTCAGCAGGGTCTGGAGCCAGGTAGACACCCAGTGAGGATGGAGTCGGGGAGAGAGGTGCTGGTCCCATGGGCATCCGTCCATTCCCACTCATCCAGCACTTAGTCCAAGGAGCTGCCCCTCCACCAAGGTCAGTCACAGCTCCGCAGCAATTTATTCATTTCCAAACCACAAATTTGACAGTTACCCAGAATATTCAATGTTGGCAAAAAACTAGCAGAAAGCCACGAAGACTCCGGCTTCAGCAAGCAGCCCTCTGCCCCTAACCCTTCCTCAGGGCCGTGTCCAGTGTAAGGTGGATCTCTGATAAGCAGCGGCTCCCACTGTCCCTTCCAGACCTGATCCTCCACCAAATGCCAGAGCTCTCAAGAGCCTGGGCCTCCAGGAGGGGGAAGTGAACTGGCTCATGAAAGGAATTTCCTGAGACCTGGGCTGAACGGCTCAACCCCAAACCAAGCATTACCTCTGTGTCCTTCAGGACGCCTGCGTGGAAGGACAGTGACAGGAACTACTGGATGGAGCCGAGCGGTCCTCAGACCTGCCCCTTCTGGGCTCCTCACCTCCCTCTCTGCTGTTTACTTTGCATTTTCCTCACCTCCTCTGTAACCGCCATCTCTGCCCCtgttctgtgctcagtcgtgtccgactctttgcaaccccatggactgtagcccatcaggctcttctgtccatggaattttcccggcaagaatactggagtgggtggccatttcctcctccaggggatcttcccaacccagagatcaaacccatgtctcttgtgtctcctgcactggcaggcagtttcttttccactttgacacctgggaagctcagatcTCTGCCCCTAGGTGCCTCATTAGCCATCACTAATTATTATTGCAGGAAAACTGCTTGCCAAtccaaaaaaaagaaggaagaaagagagggaggggaattccctggtggtacagtggttaggactctgcactttcactgcccagggcctgatttccatccctggttggggaagtgagATTCCGCCACAGGGGCAGTGCagaccaaagaaagaaaggaggaaggggaCGAGAAAGCTGGCTTTACCGCGGCCCCCTCTTTCCACAAGGGCCATGGCAGCTCACTCCGAGTCCATCAGATACACATCTGGATCATGACCCATAGCCTGCAAGAAGGAGAAGGGTGGAGCCCCGGGCAAGGTCAGCTAAGAGCTGACCAGAGACCCTTGAATGGATCTGCCCAAGGCAGTGAGGGGAAgcctgggggcagccagggaagtgGGGGAAAGAAGAGGCAA
This is a stretch of genomic DNA from Dama dama isolate Ldn47 chromosome 18, ASM3311817v1, whole genome shotgun sequence. It encodes these proteins:
- the LOC133072957 gene encoding large ribosomal subunit protein uL16-like, with translation MRGAFGKPQGTVARVHIGQVIMSIRTKLQNKEHVIEALRRAKFKFPGRQKIHISKKWGFTKFNADEFENMVAEKRLIPDGCGVKYIPNRGPLDKWRALHS